A single Vigna radiata var. radiata cultivar VC1973A chromosome 8, Vradiata_ver6, whole genome shotgun sequence DNA region contains:
- the LOC106771213 gene encoding ABC transporter G family member 6-like — protein MSSRILADNSLPVNNVTTPYFDLMEMDDLTRRPASAEMPTLGQLLKHVGDARKEASGDGSETPVHHALDIVDAAGVGPRSLPFVLSFTNLTYSVKARRKMSLSSVFPRRGSRLGASAVAEAPAVGESMFRRTKTLLNDISGEARDGEIMAVLGASGSGKSTLIDALANRIAKGSLKGTVALNGETLESRLLKVISAYVMQDDLLFPMLTVEETLMFAAEFRLPRTLSKSKKNARVQALIEQLGLRNAAKTVIGDEGHRGVSGGERRRVSIGIDIIHDPILLFLDEPTSGLDSTSAFLVVKVLQRIAQSGSIVIMSIHQPSYRILGLLDRMIFLSRGQTVYSGSPSQLPVFFSEFGHPIPETDNRTEFALDLIRELEGSPGGTKSLVEFNKSWQSMTKHHQTTTEAERNGLSLKEAISASISRGKLVSGATNTNPNPSSMVPTFANPFWIEMATLSKRSFLNSRRMPELFGIRLGAVMVTGFILATMFWQLDNSPKGVQERLGFFAFAMSTTFYTTADALPVFLQERYIFMRETAYNAYRRISYLVSHALVALPALAFLSLAFAATTFWAVGLDGGVSGFLFYFLIIFASFWAGNSFVTFLSGVVPHVMLGYTIVVAILAYFLLFSGFFINRDRIPSYWIWFHYLSLVKYPYEAVLQNEFDDPVKCFVRGVQIFDNTPLGSVPQALKVKLLDAMSNTLGMNITTSTCLTTGSDILRQNGVTDLTKWNCLWVTVAWGFFFRFLFYFSLLLGSKNKRS, from the coding sequence ATGTCATCTCGCATTCTTGCGGACAATTCATTACCGGTCAATAATGTCACCACTCCCTACTTCGACTTAATGGAAATGGACGACCTCACGCGCCGCCCCGCCTCCGCTGAGATGCCCACCCTCGGCCAGCTCCTCAAGCACGTCGGGGACGCCAGGAAGGAAGCCTCCGGCGACGGAAGTGAGACGCCGGTGCATCACGCGCTCGATATAGTTGACGCCGCCGGAGTTGGGCCTCGCTCTCTGCCATTCGTCCTCTCCTTCACCAACCTCACATACAGCGTCAAGGCGCGCCGCAAAATGAGCCTCTCCTCTGTCTTTCCCCGCCGTGGAAGCCGCCTCGGCGCGTCCGCGGTAGCCGAGGCACCTGCCGTCGGCGAGAGTATGTTCAGGCGGACCAAGACGCTGCTGAACGATATCTCCGGCGAGGCTCGCGACGGCGAGATCATGGCTGTACTCGGCGCCAGCGGTTCTGGAAAGTCAACACTGATCGACGCGCTGGCGAACCGAATCGCCAAGGGAAGTCTAAAAGGCACGGTGGCGCTGAACGGCGAAACGCTGGAATCGCGTCTTCTGAAGGTGATCTCTGCGTACGTGATGCAAGACGACCTGCTCTTCCCGATGCTCACCGTGGAAGAGACTTTGATGTTCGCAGCGGAGTTCAGACTTCCGCGCACGCTCTCCAAGTCGAAGAAAAACGCCCGCGTCCAGGCTCTCATCGAGCAGCTAGGTCTTCGGAACGCCGCGAAAACAGTTATCGGCGACGAAGGTCACCGCGGAGTATCAGGAGGAGAGCGTCGGAGAGTTTCCATCGGCATCGACATTATCCACGACCCCATCCTGCTGTTCTTGGACGAGCCAACCTCGGGACTTGACTCCACCAGCGCGTTCTTGGTGGTGAAGGTTTTGCAGAGAATCGCACAGAGCGGAAGCATCGTGATCATGTCCATTCACCAGCCGAGTTACCGAATCCTAGGGCTTCTGGACCGCATGATCTTCTTATCACGGGGCCAAACCGTTTACAGCGGTTCACCGTCGCAGTTACCGGTTTTCTTCTCCGAGTTCGGTCATCCTATTCCGGAAACCGACAACAGAACAGAGTTCGCGTTGGACCTGATTCGCGAACTGGAAGGCTCCCCCGGCGGAACGAAGAGCTTGGTCGAGTTCAACAAATCGTGGCAAAGCATGACGAAGCACCATCAAACGACAACGGAGGCGGAACGGAACGGGTTGTCGTTGAAGGAAGCAATAAGCGCAAGCATTTCGCGAGGGAAACTGGTTTCTGGCGCCACGAACACGAACCCGAACCCGTCGTCGATGGTGCCAACTTTTGCGAATCCGTTTTGGATTGAGATGGCGACGCTGTCGAAGCGGTCGTTCTTGAACTCGAGAAGAATGCCGGAGTTGTTTGGGATAAGATTGGGTGCGGTGATGGTGACGGGGTTCATTCTTGCGACCATGTTTTGGCAACTGGATAACTCTCCCAAAGGAGTGCAAGAGAGGCTGGGATTCTTCGCCTTTGCCATGTCAACAACTTTCTACACCACTGCCGACGCGCTTCCCGTCTTCCTCCAAGAACGCTACATTTTCATGAGGGAAACTGCTTACAACGCTTATAGAAGAATCTCCTATTTGGTCTCCCATGCGCTGGTTGCGTTGCCGGCACTAGCGTTTCTCTCGTTGGCTTTCGCGGCAACCACGTTCTGGGCCGTGGGCCTGGACGGTGGAGTCTCggggtttttgttttatttcctgATAATATTTGCGTCGTTTTGGGCTGGGAATTCGTTCGTGACGTTCCTTTCCGGTGTGGTGCCTCACGTGATGTTGGGTTACACGATCGTGGTTGCCATTCTGGCGTATTTCTTGCTGTTCAGTGGGTTCTTCATCAACAGGGATAGGATTCCCAGTTACTGGATTTGGTTCCACTACCTGTCACTGGTGAAGTATCCTTATGAAGCTGTTTTGCAGAACGAGTTCGATGACCCCGTTAAGTGCTTCGTGAGGGGAGTACAGATTTTCGATAACACGCCTCTTGGCTCGGTGCCCCAGGCTCTTAAGGTTAAGCTTTTGGACGCCATGAGCAACACTCTCGGAATGAACATCACCACCTCCACCTGTTTGACCACCGGTTCCGACATTTTGCGGCAGAACGGAGTCACCGATTTGACCAAGTGGAACTGCTTGTGGGTCACCGTCGCCTGGGGATTCTTCTTTAGATTCCTGTTCTACTTCTCCCTCTTGCTGGGTAGCAAG